CAAGCGCATCTCGGCGGAGCGGGCGGGGCAATCGGCAACCGGGGCGGGCAAAGTTGCGTCCCCGAAGCCGAAGGACGCCCGTAATGCTGCACTTTGATACCTCCATGACGCCTAGCTCAAACAAACCGATCGAACTCCTGGTCGATTCCATCCGGGCCGAAGCGCGCGACATCATGTCGTTCACCTTGGTGGCTCCCGACGGCGGTAAATTACCGCCCTCGGGTCCGGGAGGGCATGTGGAAATCGCGCTGCCGAACGGGCTGATCCGCCACTACTCGATGGTCAACGACTGCAACGATACCGATCACTACCTGATCTCCGTAGGGCGGACGGCCGACAGTAGCGGCGGCTCCGACTTCCTGCATACGGATGTCCGGGTAGGAGACAAACTTCAGGTCACTGCGGTGCGCAACAATTTCGAACTGGATCCGGCCGCGAAATCCTATCGCTTCATCGCGGGGGGATCGGCATCACGCCTATCATGTCGATGATCCGGTGGTGTCGCCAGAACGACCGGCCCTGGAAGCTGGTCTATGCTGTCCGTTCCCGCCAACGGACGGCTTACTACGAAGAGCTCAATGCAGTCGGCCACGAGTTCCTTCAGTTTCACATCGATGACGAGGCGGGCGAGGTGTTGAATGTGACTATGGCTCTTGATGACCTAGCGTCCGACGAGCAGGTCTACTGCTGCGGCCCGGCGCCCTTGATGACCGCTGTCGCCAATGCAACGAGCGACCGGCCAGCCGGCTCGGTTCACTTCGAATGGTTCAATGCAGGGTCGGTCAGCCCG
This is a stretch of genomic DNA from Aquicoccus sp. G2-2. It encodes these proteins:
- a CDS encoding ferredoxin reductase codes for the protein MLHFDTSMTPSSNKPIELLVDSIRAEARDIMSFTLVAPDGGKLPPSGPGGHVEIALPNGLIRHYSMVNDCNDTDHYLISVGRTADSSGGSDFLHTDVRVGDKLQVTAVRNNFELDPAAKSYRFIAGGSASRLSCR
- a CDS encoding iron-sulfur cluster-binding domain-containing protein; the encoded protein is MSMIRWCRQNDRPWKLVYAVRSRQRTAYYEELNAVGHEFLQFHIDDEAGEVLNVTMALDDLASDEQVYCCGPAPLMTAVANATSDRPAGSVHFEWFNAGSVSPASSGQNSDMTLELRRSNITLEVPGHQSILEAIEAAGIDHPFSCREGACATCETKVLEGAIDHRDFVLSEEQRSKGDAMMICVSRAADGHLVLDL